Proteins from a single region of Mucilaginibacter daejeonensis:
- the rpsR gene encoding 30S ribosomal protein S18, with the protein MANEQIQYVTAPKVDDNRKKYCRFKKNGIKYIDYKDANFLLKFVNDQGKVLPRRLTGTSLKFQRKVSQAVKRARHIGLLPYVTDSLK; encoded by the coding sequence ATGGCAAACGAACAGATCCAATACGTTACCGCCCCTAAAGTGGACGATAACCGCAAAAAATACTGCCGCTTCAAAAAGAACGGTATCAAATACATCGATTACAAAGACGCTAACTTCCTTTTGAAGTTCGTTAACGATCAGGGTAAAGTATTACCACGTCGTTTGACCGGTACTTCATTGAAATTTCAGCGTAAAGTGTCGCAAGCCGTTAAACGTGCCCGTCACATCGGTTTATTACCATACGTTACTGACTCGTTAAAATAA
- the rplI gene encoding 50S ribosomal protein L9 produces MDIILKQDVKNLGEKDEVVKVKAGYGRNFLIPKGFGILATESARKVLAENLKQAQFKQDKIRKDADEVAARLEGVKLSIGAKAGESGKIFGAVNTIQVADALKAQGFEVDRRRITFNEDPKFVGEYTATLNLHKEVKVQVPFEVVAE; encoded by the coding sequence ATGGACATTATCTTAAAACAAGACGTTAAGAACCTCGGCGAAAAAGACGAAGTGGTTAAAGTAAAAGCTGGTTACGGCCGTAACTTCCTTATCCCTAAAGGATTTGGTATACTGGCTACTGAATCGGCCCGTAAAGTTTTAGCTGAGAACCTTAAACAAGCTCAGTTCAAACAAGACAAGATCCGCAAAGATGCTGACGAAGTTGCTGCCCGTTTAGAAGGCGTGAAACTGAGCATTGGCGCTAAAGCTGGCGAAAGCGGCAAGATCTTCGGTGCTGTGAACACCATCCAGGTGGCTGATGCTTTAAAAGCTCAAGGCTTTGAAGTTGACCGTCGTCGTATCACCTTTAACGAGGACCCTAAATTTGTTGGTGAGTACACCGCAACCCTTAACCTGCACAAAGAGGTTAAAGTACAGGTTCCTTTTGAAGTGGTAGCTGAGTAA
- the mtgA gene encoding monofunctional biosynthetic peptidoglycan transglycosylase, with the protein MITKGIGKLIWRFVRLALLLFFGISILWVLLLRFINPPVTWLMISRAFERKAAGKEWKIDKDWKDFDEISINMKKAAVAGEDQSFLEHNGFDFKAIERAIKKNAHSNKIIGGSTISQQTAKNVFLWQGRSWLRKGLEAYFTMLIEIFWSKQRIMEVYLNVIEMGDGIYGAEAAAQNYFHKPASQLTRREAAAIAAIFPSPLKRSATDPTRFVRHRRYLIMKNMRRLGPLDF; encoded by the coding sequence ATGATCACCAAAGGTATAGGTAAACTGATATGGCGCTTTGTAAGGCTGGCGCTGCTACTATTTTTCGGCATCAGCATTTTGTGGGTGCTGCTGCTGCGTTTTATAAACCCGCCCGTTACCTGGCTCATGATCAGCCGTGCCTTTGAGCGCAAGGCAGCCGGCAAAGAATGGAAGATCGACAAGGACTGGAAGGACTTTGACGAGATATCCATCAACATGAAAAAGGCCGCCGTTGCCGGTGAGGACCAATCCTTTCTTGAACATAATGGCTTTGATTTTAAAGCCATTGAACGCGCGATCAAAAAGAACGCGCACAGCAATAAGATCATTGGTGGCAGCACCATATCGCAGCAAACTGCAAAGAACGTTTTTTTATGGCAGGGCCGCTCGTGGCTGCGTAAAGGTTTAGAGGCCTACTTTACCATGCTGATCGAGATATTTTGGAGCAAGCAACGCATCATGGAAGTATACCTGAACGTGATCGAGATGGGTGATGGCATTTACGGCGCCGAAGCTGCCGCGCAGAACTACTTCCACAAGCCGGCCTCACAACTGACCCGGCGCGAGGCGGCGGCCATTGCGGCCATCTTCCCGAGTCCGCTTAAACGCTCGGCCACCGATCCTACACGCTTTGTAAGGCACCGCCGTTACCTGATCATGAAGAACATGCGCCGTTTAGGTCCGCTGGATTTTTAA
- a CDS encoding ABC transporter ATP-binding protein: protein MAKQPIITVTDLVKQYDGLTAVKGISFEVHEGEIFGLLGPNGAGKTTTLEIIETLRDKTSGRILVDGLDIDTQASQIKQRIGVQLQAAGYYPGLNLTELLKLFAGLYGVGIDPIQMLAKVNLTDKAKALYKDLSGGQKQRFSIATTLINNPRIIFLDEPTTGLDPQARRNLWELIREIRTAGTTVVITTHYMDEAEELCDRVAFVDGGHIVGINTPDTFIDQLIERGFERKKHTKLANLEDVFIDLTGKEWRE, encoded by the coding sequence ATGGCAAAACAACCTATCATCACAGTTACCGATCTGGTAAAGCAATACGACGGACTTACCGCCGTTAAAGGCATCAGCTTTGAGGTCCATGAAGGCGAGATCTTTGGGCTATTGGGCCCTAACGGCGCCGGCAAGACCACCACGCTCGAGATCATTGAAACGTTACGCGACAAGACCTCGGGCCGTATTTTGGTGGACGGACTGGATATTGATACCCAAGCCAGCCAGATCAAACAGCGCATCGGCGTACAGCTGCAGGCCGCAGGCTACTATCCGGGCCTCAACCTTACCGAGCTGCTTAAATTATTTGCCGGCCTTTACGGCGTAGGTATCGATCCTATACAAATGCTGGCCAAAGTGAACCTGACCGATAAAGCTAAGGCTTTGTATAAAGATCTGTCGGGCGGCCAAAAACAACGCTTCTCGATCGCCACCACGCTGATCAACAATCCACGCATCATATTTTTGGATGAGCCTACTACTGGCCTTGACCCGCAGGCCCGCCGTAACCTTTGGGAACTCATTCGCGAGATACGAACCGCCGGCACCACTGTGGTGATCACCACCCACTACATGGACGAGGCCGAAGAACTTTGCGATCGCGTTGCCTTTGTTGATGGTGGCCACATCGTTGGCATTAACACTCCTGACACCTTCATTGACCAGCTGATAGAACGCGGCTTTGAACGTAAGAAACACACCAAACTGGCCAACCTGGAAGATGTGTTCATTGACCTGACCGGCAAGGAGTGGCGGGAATAA
- a CDS encoding ABC transporter permease, producing MNSSYSNLRATLAITKASLRSIFRSPSAVIFSLLFPLIFIVIFANLGGGAVSVDVGVDKNSDTINPIYQILKNYKVINLKTGLTDKALQTNLSKGSLDAVISIQKNNGMPTYVLNAKFSSASQEKGNMFRSMLKSLLYQFNNRAQANAPQVAELKETTITGREYKYIDFILPGQLGFSLLSIGVFGTAFVFLSLRQTLVIKRFFATPVKRYSIVCGEMIARVLFAMMGSVVIIGVGHYAFGFTLIHGVATVLSMLLLALIGLIIFMGFGFIISGLAKNDTSIPPLSNLVTLPQFLLSGTFFSNSAFPTWLRNVSNVLPLTHLNNAMRKVAFEGAAITEVGHELLILLIWGIVLYTIAIKTFKWE from the coding sequence ATGAACTCATCATACTCTAACCTTCGCGCAACTTTGGCCATCACTAAGGCCAGTTTACGTTCCATCTTTCGCAGCCCATCGGCTGTTATATTCAGTTTGCTGTTCCCGCTCATTTTCATTGTCATATTTGCCAACCTGGGCGGCGGCGCTGTATCGGTAGATGTGGGCGTTGATAAGAACAGCGACACCATCAACCCCATCTATCAGATCCTGAAGAACTACAAGGTGATCAACCTCAAGACAGGTCTTACCGATAAGGCGCTGCAAACCAACCTGTCAAAGGGTAGCCTTGATGCCGTGATCAGTATACAAAAGAACAATGGCATGCCAACCTATGTGCTCAACGCCAAATTTTCAAGTGCCTCGCAAGAGAAGGGTAACATGTTCCGCTCGATGCTAAAAAGCCTGCTGTACCAATTTAATAATCGGGCCCAAGCCAACGCCCCGCAAGTGGCCGAGCTGAAAGAGACCACCATCACCGGCCGCGAATACAAATACATCGACTTTATACTGCCCGGCCAGTTAGGTTTCTCGTTGCTTAGCATCGGGGTTTTCGGTACCGCTTTTGTGTTCCTGAGCCTACGCCAAACGCTGGTGATCAAGCGCTTTTTTGCCACCCCGGTAAAACGCTACAGCATCGTATGTGGCGAAATGATCGCCCGTGTGCTCTTTGCCATGATGGGTTCGGTAGTGATCATTGGTGTAGGCCATTATGCCTTTGGGTTTACGCTGATCCATGGCGTGGCGACGGTGCTGAGCATGCTGCTACTGGCTTTGATCGGGCTGATCATCTTTATGGGCTTTGGTTTTATCATCTCTGGTCTGGCTAAAAATGATACCAGCATTCCTCCTTTATCTAATCTGGTCACCCTGCCACAGTTCCTGCTGTCAGGTACTTTCTTCTCTAACTCGGCGTTCCCTACCTGGCTCAGGAATGTGAGCAATGTATTGCCCCTCACCCACCTGAACAATGCCATGCGCAAGGTAGCCTTTGAGGGAGCCGCGATCACCGAGGTAGGCCACGAATTATTGATCTTATTGATATGGGGTATCGTACTATACACCATCGCCATCAAAACCTTTAAATGGGAATAA
- a CDS encoding DUF2490 domain-containing protein, producing the protein MSLKHTLLIFCLIFSLTASAQYQGLGSWNVVTINLPGSTEHRWGGYLEAQNRNYGLTSKFYYYEAKGGVSYNLDKNNVALLGIGRYVTYDEDDVDNGPMLEEFRFWEQFVSNQYLGRIRFEHRYRIEQRWFNTGYRNRFRYRFSSIIPFNKKKVEPGALYSILYDELFFNNKQPHFERNRVALLLGYQFSKQFAFTAGLLNQFNNTATGTNRKYYLHLNAIYNIVRK; encoded by the coding sequence ATGTCGCTCAAACACACTCTTCTCATCTTTTGCTTAATTTTTAGCCTTACGGCAAGTGCCCAATACCAAGGCTTGGGTAGCTGGAACGTGGTCACCATTAATTTACCGGGTAGTACCGAACACCGCTGGGGAGGTTACCTGGAGGCTCAGAACCGGAACTACGGCCTGACCAGCAAATTTTACTACTATGAAGCCAAAGGCGGGGTCAGTTATAATTTAGATAAGAACAACGTGGCATTGCTGGGCATAGGCCGTTACGTTACTTATGACGAGGACGATGTGGATAATGGTCCAATGCTGGAAGAGTTCCGTTTTTGGGAGCAGTTCGTCTCTAACCAGTACCTGGGCCGCATTCGTTTTGAGCATCGTTACCGCATCGAGCAGCGCTGGTTCAACACCGGCTATCGCAACCGTTTCCGTTACCGGTTCAGCTCGATCATCCCCTTCAACAAAAAGAAGGTGGAGCCAGGCGCACTGTACAGCATTTTGTACGACGAGCTTTTCTTCAACAACAAACAGCCTCATTTTGAACGTAACCGGGTGGCCTTATTGCTGGGTTATCAGTTCAGCAAGCAATTCGCGTTCACGGCGGGGTTGCTCAACCAGTTCAATAATACCGCTACCGGCACTAACCGTAAGTACTATTTACATTTGAACGCCATATACAATATCGTACGCAAATAG
- the eno gene encoding phosphopyruvate hydratase — MSLIIDVHARQILDSRGNPTVEVEVLTENGALGRAAVPSGASTGAHEAVELRDNDKSRYMGKGVLQAVANVNDVIAKELVGLDVFEQNTIDKIMIDLDGTHNKGKLGANAILGVSLAVAKAAAQESRQPLYRYIGGVNANTLPIPMMNIVNGGSHSDAPIAFQEFMIMPIGAPSFSEALRWGTEVFHNLKKILHDRGLSTAVGDEGGFAPTFEGTEDGVETILQAIEKAGYKPGVDIYLAFDCAASEFYVDGKYDYTKFEGDKGAVRTSAEQVEYLAQLAEKYPIVSIEDGMAEDDWDGWKLLTDRIGDKVQLVGDDLFVTNVTRLQQGIDTGVGNSILVKVNQIGSLTETINAVSLAQSNSYTSVMSHRSGETEDATIADLAVALNCGQIKTGSASRSDRIAKYNQLLRIEEELGANAKFIGKNFKYAKK; from the coding sequence ATGAGCTTAATAATTGATGTACATGCCCGCCAGATACTCGACTCGCGCGGCAACCCCACAGTAGAAGTTGAAGTATTGACCGAGAACGGCGCCCTTGGCCGTGCTGCGGTTCCTTCAGGCGCTTCTACCGGTGCACACGAGGCCGTTGAACTTCGCGATAACGATAAAAGCCGTTACATGGGCAAAGGCGTATTACAAGCCGTAGCTAACGTGAACGACGTTATTGCCAAAGAACTGGTAGGTTTAGATGTATTTGAGCAAAACACTATCGACAAGATCATGATCGATCTTGACGGTACTCACAATAAAGGTAAATTAGGCGCCAACGCGATCCTGGGTGTATCACTGGCCGTTGCCAAAGCTGCCGCTCAGGAAAGCCGCCAGCCATTGTACCGTTACATTGGCGGTGTTAACGCTAATACCCTGCCTATCCCGATGATGAACATCGTGAACGGTGGTTCACACTCTGATGCGCCTATCGCGTTCCAGGAGTTCATGATCATGCCTATCGGCGCACCTTCATTCTCTGAGGCTTTGCGTTGGGGTACCGAGGTATTCCATAACCTGAAAAAGATCCTTCACGATCGTGGCCTTTCTACAGCGGTGGGTGACGAAGGTGGCTTTGCTCCTACCTTTGAAGGTACCGAAGATGGCGTTGAGACCATTTTACAAGCGATCGAGAAAGCCGGTTACAAACCAGGTGTTGATATTTACCTGGCGTTCGACTGTGCTGCCTCTGAGTTCTATGTAGATGGCAAGTACGATTACACCAAATTTGAAGGCGATAAAGGTGCTGTTCGTACCAGCGCCGAGCAGGTTGAATATTTAGCTCAACTGGCCGAGAAATACCCTATCGTATCTATCGAGGATGGTATGGCCGAGGACGATTGGGATGGCTGGAAATTACTGACCGACCGCATTGGCGACAAGGTGCAGTTAGTAGGCGATGACCTGTTCGTGACCAACGTTACCCGTTTACAACAAGGTATCGATACCGGCGTAGGTAACTCTATACTGGTAAAGGTTAACCAGATCGGTTCATTGACCGAGACCATCAACGCGGTATCATTAGCTCAAAGCAACTCTTACACTTCAGTAATGAGCCACCGCTCAGGAGAGACCGAAGATGCTACCATTGCCGACCTTGCTGTTGCCCTTAACTGCGGCCAGATCAAGACCGGTTCTGCATCACGTTCAGACAGGATCGCAAAATACAACCAGTTACTGCGTATCGAAGAAGAATTAGGCGCTAACGCTAAATTCATCGGTAAGAACTTTAAATACGCTAAAAAATAG
- a CDS encoding response regulator, producing MAKKVLLIEDDKDIRDTIVLALKEDGFEVIESESAKILKNVSEIAPDLILLDNWLTDWKSDANGQQISKELKTNPATSHIPVIIVSAVSNIKEVSEAGLADGYLKKPFELTDLFAIVHKHIA from the coding sequence ATGGCTAAGAAAGTTCTACTCATTGAGGATGATAAAGATATAAGGGATACCATCGTACTGGCGTTAAAGGAGGACGGCTTCGAGGTGATCGAATCGGAAAGCGCGAAGATCCTGAAGAACGTTAGCGAGATAGCCCCCGACCTTATTTTGTTGGATAACTGGCTTACCGACTGGAAAAGCGATGCCAATGGCCAGCAGATCAGTAAAGAATTGAAGACCAACCCGGCCACGAGCCATATACCGGTGATCATCGTATCGGCGGTGAGTAACATCAAAGAAGTAAGCGAGGCGGGCCTGGCCGATGGTTACCTGAAAAAACCATTTGAACTGACCGACCTGTTCGCCATCGTGCATAAACATATTGCATGA
- a CDS encoding putative quinol monooxygenase, which translates to MSVRSIAILHCHADAEEAFELELKKLVEASASDEGYIKYEIFQYQDKPYKYVLLDEWRDAEAFEAHQSTAHYKHFMRVVPVLLEQPLEFHYVSHLV; encoded by the coding sequence ATGAGCGTTAGATCGATAGCTATACTGCATTGCCATGCCGATGCAGAAGAAGCGTTTGAATTGGAATTGAAAAAGCTGGTAGAGGCCTCCGCCTCCGATGAGGGCTACATCAAATACGAGATATTCCAATACCAGGATAAGCCCTATAAATACGTATTACTTGACGAATGGCGCGATGCAGAAGCCTTCGAGGCGCATCAGTCGACGGCACACTACAAGCATTTTATGCGGGTGGTACCGGTGTTGCTGGAGCAGCCCTTGGAGTTTCATTATGTTAGCCACCTGGTGTGA
- a CDS encoding thymidine kinase yields MLFSEDVFKRRSEHGGSVEVVCGSMFSGKTEELIRRLRRAQIARLNVEIFKPKTDTRYAEEAVVSHDQNSIPCTPVESSSAILLLGANVEVVGIDEAQFFDDELPNVCNALANRGVRVIVAGLDMDFKGVPFGPMPAIMAMAESVTKVHAVCVCCGSPALYSYRLVPDEGRVLLGEKESYEPRCRTCFFSS; encoded by the coding sequence ATGTTGTTTAGTGAGGACGTTTTTAAGAGGCGAAGTGAGCATGGTGGTAGTGTAGAAGTGGTTTGCGGATCCATGTTCTCGGGCAAGACCGAGGAGCTGATCCGCAGGTTGCGCCGTGCCCAGATCGCGCGTTTGAACGTCGAGATCTTCAAGCCCAAAACTGATACCCGTTACGCCGAAGAGGCGGTGGTATCACACGACCAGAACAGCATTCCCTGCACTCCTGTCGAAAGTTCATCGGCCATCCTGCTGTTAGGTGCCAACGTTGAAGTGGTAGGTATCGATGAAGCGCAATTTTTTGACGATGAGCTGCCCAACGTATGTAATGCCCTGGCCAACCGCGGCGTGCGCGTGATCGTGGCCGGGCTGGACATGGATTTTAAAGGTGTACCTTTCGGACCTATGCCCGCTATTATGGCCATGGCCGAATCGGTGACCAAAGTGCACGCGGTATGCGTGTGCTGTGGCAGCCCCGCCCTGTACTCATATCGCCTGGTGCCTGATGAAGGCCGTGTACTGCTGGGCGAAAAGGAAAGCTACGAACCCCGTTGCCGCACCTGCTTTTTTTCGTCCTGA